The region CATCTTCGTAGTGACCGTGGTCAAGGTGGATAGCTACTGGTACAGTGATACCCATTGATTCAACAAGGTTAGCGATCAAGTTGCGAGCAACTTTGTAACCACCCATGTATTTAGCAGCACCCATTGAAGTTTGGATCAAAACTGGAGCTTTTTTAGCTTCTGCTGCGCGCAAGATAGCTTGAGTCCACTCAAGGTTGTTTGTGTTAAATCCACCAACTGCATAACCGTTGTCACGAGCTGCTTGGACAAATTTTTCTGCTGAAACGATTGCCATTTTATCAGGCCTCCTGTATATTTTTATGGGTCATCCCATTTACATTGTTCATTTTATCACTTTTTGACAAAAAAATCTAGTTTTTCCCGCAGTTTCAATTGAATTTCTTCTAGCTTCATCTATGTAAACCCTTTCTCTGCCTAGTCTTGAGCAACTTTTGGAAAAGCTATAAAGAAAGTTAAACGATTCTCCTGCATTTCAAAACGATAAGCTAATTTTTCATGTTCTAATAAACTTTTAACAACAAAGAGCCCCATCCCAGACCCCTTGGCCTTACGACTAGCATTATCAGAAAAAGACTGAGCCAGTTTTTCTTGTTCTTCAGGACTACAGCTATTCTCGATAAAGAGTTCCCCTTCTCTTTCGCCAATTTGAACCAAGCCACCTGGAACAGAGTGCTTAATAGCATTACTGATAAGGTTAGACATAATCAACTTCATGACAGATGGATTTAGATAAGCCTGCTGATGAGTCAAACTATTGTCTATCTGGAGCTCTCTATCCTTGGCTAGTAAAGCATAATCCTTAAGCAGACTTTGCGTCATCTGGTGTAAGTCAATTTGTTCCCTATCGTCTCGCAATTCCTGCACAGAAGAGAGAGAAAGTATCTGTAGAACATGGTGATTGAGCTCATCCACAATCCCCAAGGCAACTCCCAGATAGTGGTCTCTATCCTTATAGCGACCGATATTTTCTTTCATATTTTCGAGCAGGATTTTCAAACTAGCCAGCGGTGTTTTCAATTCATGAGAAGCCCCTCGCAAAAATTCGACCTTCATCTTTTCCAGCTGGAGAATGGCTTCATTCTTGTCATGCAAGTCCGCAATGACAGTCAAAAGATGCTGGTAGAGGCTATTGATTTGTTCCTTGAGATCGCCGATCTCATCCTTGGAATCCACGCACAATCTCACTTGGGAATCCAGCTCCATCATTCTACGAGTCACCCGCTTGATTTCCAAAATCGGAGCAACAATGGTCCGAGCATAGATATAGGCCACCAAGAGGGAAATCAGAAAGGATGCCAGCAAGGTATAGGGAAGAAACTGGAGACTGATTTGCTCTGCTTCCTTTTGCAAATCCATGGACGCTAAAAACTGGAGAGTCATGGTACCACCGTCCTGCGTTGTCACCTCGCGCTCCTCGATAAAAAGAGAGGTTGTCTGGCGGTCTGTGTCCAGAGGAAGACTGTTCTTGATTTCTAACTTGTCCTCGGTCATCTCGCCCTTAACGACCCCCTTGATATCACTAGTCTTAGAATACAAGTCTAACACTTTCTCGATGCTCTGCCTATCCTTACCTTCTAGGGACTGGGCAATGGCTGTCACTTTCTGGCCAATGGTTTCCTGACGATGACTCAGATAAGTCGAAGGAAAAAGAAAATAAATAGCCAAATGAAGGCAGATAACCAGAACACTAAAAATCGAGAAGGTATAGATAAATATCTTTGTAAATAAACCTGTTCGTTTCATTTTCGCTCCAATTTATAACCAACATTGCGCACAGTGAGGATGCAGTCCAAGTCTAGCTTTTTCCGCAGTTCCTTGATATAAACATCAATGACACGGTCAAAGGGAACCTCATCTGTCGCCTTCCAGACGGCATCGATTATCTGAGACCGAGTCAAGGCCCGTCCTTCATTTTTCACCAGATAGTCCAGAATTTCCAACTCTTTGGCATTGATAGCCACTTCTTGACCTGCTAGGCTGGCACTGTAGCTCTCAAAATCCACCCTGGCATCTTTATAGGAGAAGATTCGTCCTGTATCATAATAGCGCTTGAAAATCGCGTCTACTCTTACTTTTAAGAGGGACAGAGAAAAAGGCTTTTCCAGATATCCATCTGCCAGAGAAGCAAAAGCACTCATCTTGTATTCCTCATCCTGAAAGGCGGTCAACATCAGGACAGGGACCTGACTAGTCTTACGAATCTCAGCTAGAACTTCTAAGCCATTGAGTTTGGGCATCTGGATATCCAGTAAAATCAGGGCCACCTCATAGCTAGAAAATTGCTCCAAGGCTTCTTGTCCGTCCGCTGCCTCAATGGTTTCATAACCACAATCCGTCAAATAGTCACTGACCCCCTCACGGATCATCTCTTCATCTTCTACAATTAAAATTTTCATAGAAAAAACGTTTCACATTCCTTTAAATTTCTTGTAAATCATCTCAATTTCATCCTGAAAGGAAGAGGCCTTATCAAGATAAAATAGATAAAAATGCTACCTATATTATACCCCATTTAGGAGAGAATAGGTAGCAAGTTTGTTATTCGCTATCCAGCAAGAGTTCTTTTGGTTGTTTTCTAAGGAGATTGCTTGAAGCAAGCGCCATAACGAGAACCACTAGAACCAAGGCAAGGACAAAGACGATGATAAAGTCTGATGTCTGAATAGAAATATCTAGGCTCGACAAGGTCTTACTAAAACCATCTACTTCTGCACCACCACCAAGGTTAGAGGCTTGAGCCGCCTTGCTAGCCTGTTTGGCAACACCTGAAGTAACATTGGCTAGGACAGTGTTTCCGATTGCACGCGCTGTGTAAGTAGCTAAGAAGTAAGCAGAAACAAGAGCAGGGACTGCAATCAAAATCGATTCAGTAATGAATTGACCCAAGATACTTGCCTGCTTGAGACCGATAGAGAGGAGAATTCCCACTTCCTTGCGACGAGCATTGATCCAAAGGCTGAGCAAGAGGGCAAGGAGAAGGACTGAGAAGCTCAAGCTACCCCAGAAGAGGAGGTTGGCCATCTTGTACATACCAGAGATAGATTGCTCAAGAGCTGGGTAGTTAGAGGAGCTCTTAACGAGTGTATAACTCTTCCAGTTGATACCACTGATGCCATTCAACTCTTTCATAACATCATCCAAGTTCTTGTCCGCTGTTACAAAGAAGGTTGCGTCCCCATAAATAGCTGTGTCTTCTGTGTAGCCATAAAGTTTAGCAGCCGTATGGATGTCTGTGATAGCTGTGTTCTCGTATAGTTCTTGTGAGTAGGTTACTGCCGACTTATTGTGACCATCAAAGAGTCCCTTGATTGTCACTTCGACTGTTTCCTTGGCTCCTTTTTCATTGTCTGCATCGTAGATATTGGAGTCCAGTTTAACCTTATCCCCGACTTTCCAGCCGTGTTTGGCTGCCAAGTCCTTGTGCAGGAGGATTTTGTCCTTGTCGTCGTTTGTTAAGTGCTCTCCTTCAACCAGTTTATAAGAACCAGAGACAAACTTGTCTTCTTTAGAGGAGTCATTGACACCTGTAATCATTAAGCTACTTCCAAAATGTTTGGCACGGTCAGGAGTCAGATTTTTCTTGGTTTCTGGCGTTTCGATAAGGTCATATCCAGTCAAATCTCCGATAGCGTTGATGCGTTTCACATAAGACTCAATGGCCTTGTTTTCGGTGATTTTTTTGATGTCCTCACCCTTAATATTCCCAGCACCACGTGGCGTTCCTTGATTGACGCGACGATTGATTTGCATGGAGAAGCTGTTGGTGATATTTTTAAAGGTCTCCTGAGAAGCTTTGGCAGTAGCTCCCTTGATCGATAAGCCGACCAAACTCAAGCTCGCCATGAGGAGAATAATCAGGAAGATGACAATCGATTTGAAAAACTTCCTTGTAACATAGGCAAATGCGTTGTGTAACATATGTTCCCTTTCTAGATTTGATTTAATAATTCTATCAAAACAAGCTCATCTTATTTTGTAGTGTTACGAGTTTCAGTCAGTTTCTTATCCTTCAACTCAAGTGTAATATCTGACGCTTGAGCCACTTCTTTACTGTGGGTTACGACGATGACACATTTACCTGTTTTCTGGGCAAGTGATTTGAGCAGTTCGACAATATCTCCAGCAGTTTTAGGGTCCAGATTTCCTGTTGGCTCATCCGCTAGAATAACTGGAGCTTCTGATACCAAACTACGAGCAATGGCAACACGTTGCTGTTGACCCCCTGATAACTGGAGAACATTCCGCTTGATCTGACTTTCATCCAAACCAAGTTCAAGCAGTGTATCCTTGCTTGCCTTTTTATTGACCAAGCGGATATTTTCCAGTGGAGAAAGATAATCTATCAAGTTATAATTTTGAAAGACCAGGGAAATATGGTGCATGCGATGGTAAGAATAACCCTTCTTACGAATATCCTCTCCTTGAAAAAGGATAGAACCTTCAACAGGACTATCTAGACCAGCAAGTAGGGACAAGAGTGTGGATTTTCCTGCTCCTGACTCACCAATAATACTGTAAAATTTCCCGGGTTCAAAATTATAATTGATCTGATATAGGACTGCTTCAGCAGTGTTCTTATAACGGTAGGTAAGGTCTTGCAATTGTAATAAAGTCATGATTTCTCCTTCTTATACTCAATGAAAATCAAAGATTAAACTAGGAAGCTAGCCGCAGGTTGCTCAAAACACTGTTTTGAGGTTGCAGCTAAAGCTGACGCGGTTTGAAGAGTTTTTCGAAGAGTATTAACTAATAGATGATAAAATTTTCTTAGGCGATTTTCTAAATAAGAATAGGAAACAAAGGGCTACAGATAAGCAACTAAGCAGAACTAGAAAAACATAGGATTCTGCAAAAGATAGGATGCTGGTTGATAGACTGCTTGCTTTGGCTAGTGTATCTTGTAAGCTTGCCTGATCTCCACTGGCTAAGACAGTTTGGAGTAGATAAGAGGTGATGGCGTTTCCTGCAACAAATGCTGGAAGCAAAGCACCGAGAGATACCAAAACTACCTCTAAACAGAACTGTAGGAAGATTGAACTCTTGCCTTTTCCAAGTGCCAGAAGAATCCCCACTTCGTAGACCCTTTCTCTCAACCAGAGAGACAAGACTAAAATTAAGGCCCCAGCTCCTGCTATCAACATCCCATAAAGGAAGATGGTGAGGAAGGTTTGGAAGGTTGCTACTGAGTCCTTGATTTGTTCAAAGGCCTTATTTTCCTTCTCGACTTGGTAGCCTTGACTTTCTAAAGCCAAGTTTTCCACTTGCTTCATGAGCCCGTCCATTTCCTTAGGATTTTCTACATAGAAGCGAGCAGCACTGACTTGAGGTTCACTATTTCCTAAAAGGGTTTGGCTACTTTCATAGTCTGTAAAGACCTGGTTTTCACTGAAGTCGGAAGATAAGCCTGTGAATTTCTCTTGTTTTTTACCAGAGAAGATTCCGACGATTTCAAACTCGACAGTTTGTCCTTTACCAGCTTCAGACTGTCCAGCGTCAAAGCCAAGCTTGTCATGAAGCGAAATACCATTCTTCTTAGCCAACTCTTCGTGAATAAGAATTTTCTTGGAATCCCCTTTTTGAAGGTGTCGCCCTTCTTTTAGATTGAAAGCCGAGCTGGTAAATGTGACATCCTTGGATGAATCCTCAAGAGCCGTTAAGCTGACCAAGTTCTTATCCGCAGCTGACAAATCATCACGCTCCACACTCTGCTCGCCACTCACTGCTTCCTTGTCTTTTAGTTTTGCGACCGTCTCGAGTTCAGGAGAAATATTTTCCAGTCCCTTAATCTTGCTTACAGATGCTATATCTGACAACTTGAAAGTCTGACCGTTCTCTATCTTCTTAATAGAAAAAGATGTATTGAGTGATTTGTAAAGATTGGTTTCAACTGTTTTGTTGGACTTCATCAGCGTCAAACAGGCTGAAATTCCGGCCAATAGGACCAATAAAATCAGAAATAAAATAAAACTTCTCAGTCGTTTTCTGCTGACATAAGCCCAAGCTCTTTGGATCGGATTCATTTGTCACCTCCATATTTGTAAGACTATTATAAAATCCAAATATGAAATGTTTATGAAATCCAAAAAAAGAGCAAAAATTTTTTGCTCTACGTAAATTAGATAAAAAAAGAGCTAGCCTCAGCTAACTCTTATCCTATGCGGAGAGAGGGACTTGAACCCTCACGACCTAAAGCGGTCACAGGATCCTTAGTCCTGCGCGTCTGCCAATTCCGCCATCCCCGCGTCGATTACTTTACTAGTATATCAACTTTTGGGATGCTTGTCAACACTTTTTTTCAATTTTTTTCATTTCATCAACCAAATTACTCAGAAAGTTCATTTAGATTTTCATCTACTAACTTAGCTCCAAGTGTATTTTTGAAATGCCCTAGGGCAAATTGGTGATTTTCAGGCCAGATGGAAGCAACAGATGGTTTAACAATCTCAATCTCATATCCAAGATTATAGGCATCTATAGCTGTATGTAGGACACAGATATCTGTCAAGACTCCTGTTAAAATGACTGTCTGAACCCGACGCTCTCTCAAACGGATATCCAGGTCAGTCCCTGAAAAAGCTGAGTAATGGCGTTTATCCATCCAAAAGACACGACTGTCTGAACCATGCTCTTGATAAAAGGTCCCCAAATCTCCGTATAAATTGCGTCCACTAGTCCCAATCAAATTGTGAGGAGGAAATAGCTTGCTTTCTGGATGGAAACAATCGTTTTCTTCGTGAGCATCTATTGTAAAGAAGATGTAATCTCCTCGTTCAAAAGCTAATCTAGTTACCTTGCTGATGGCATCCGAAATCGCCTGAGCTGGAGCGCCTGCTGTCAATTTTCCACTATCAGCAACAAAATCTTCTGTATAATCAATCGAAATTAAAGCCTTAGTCATTAGTAATCTCTTTTCTTCACTTCTTCAAAAATATCTGAAATCAAGACCTTAAGATAGGTTCCCTTCATTCCAAGTGAGCGACTTTCAATAATTCCTGCAGACTCAAGTTTACG is a window of Streptococcus mitis DNA encoding:
- the vncS gene encoding sensor histidine kinase VncS — encoded protein: MKRTGLFTKIFIYTFSIFSVLVICLHLAIYFLFPSTYLSHRQETIGQKVTAIAQSLEGKDRQSIEKVLDLYSKTSDIKGVVKGEMTEDKLEIKNSLPLDTDRQTTSLFIEEREVTTQDGGTMTLQFLASMDLQKEAEQISLQFLPYTLLASFLISLLVAYIYARTIVAPILEIKRVTRRMMELDSQVRLCVDSKDEIGDLKEQINSLYQHLLTVIADLHDKNEAILQLEKMKVEFLRGASHELKTPLASLKILLENMKENIGRYKDRDHYLGVALGIVDELNHHVLQILSLSSVQELRDDREQIDLHQMTQSLLKDYALLAKDRELQIDNSLTHQQAYLNPSVMKLIMSNLISNAIKHSVPGGLVQIGEREGELFIENSCSPEEQEKLAQSFSDNASRKAKGSGMGLFVVKSLLEHEKLAYRFEMQENRLTFFIAFPKVAQD
- the vncR gene encoding response regulator transcription factor VncR, with the protein product MKILIVEDEEMIREGVSDYLTDCGYETIEAADGQEALEQFSSYEVALILLDIQMPKLNGLEVLAEIRKTSQVPVLMLTAFQDEEYKMSAFASLADGYLEKPFSLSLLKVRVDAIFKRYYDTGRIFSYKDARVDFESYSASLAGQEVAINAKELEILDYLVKNEGRALTRSQIIDAVWKATDEVPFDRVIDVYIKELRKKLDLDCILTVRNVGYKLERK
- the vex3 gene encoding ABC transporter permease subunit Vex3 → MLHNAFAYVTRKFFKSIVIFLIILLMASLSLVGLSIKGATAKASQETFKNITNSFSMQINRRVNQGTPRGAGNIKGEDIKKITENKAIESYVKRINAIGDLTGYDLIETPETKKNLTPDRAKHFGSSLMITGVNDSSKEDKFVSGSYKLVEGEHLTNDDKDKILLHKDLAAKHGWKVGDKVKLDSNIYDADNEKGAKETVEVTIKGLFDGHNKSAVTYSQELYENTAITDIHTAAKLYGYTEDTAIYGDATFFVTADKNLDDVMKELNGISGINWKSYTLVKSSSNYPALEQSISGMYKMANLLFWGSLSFSVLLLALLLSLWINARRKEVGILLSIGLKQASILGQFITESILIAVPALVSAYFLATYTARAIGNTVLANVTSGVAKQASKAAQASNLGGGAEVDGFSKTLSSLDISIQTSDFIIVFVLALVLVVLVMALASSNLLRKQPKELLLDSE
- the vex2 gene encoding ABC transporter ATP-binding subunit Vex2, whose protein sequence is MTLLQLQDLTYRYKNTAEAVLYQINYNFEPGKFYSIIGESGAGKSTLLSLLAGLDSPVEGSILFQGEDIRKKGYSYHRMHHISLVFQNYNLIDYLSPLENIRLVNKKASKDTLLELGLDESQIKRNVLQLSGGQQQRVAIARSLVSEAPVILADEPTGNLDPKTAGDIVELLKSLAQKTGKCVIVVTHSKEVAQASDITLELKDKKLTETRNTTK
- a CDS encoding ABC transporter permease translates to MNPIQRAWAYVSRKRLRSFILFLILLVLLAGISACLTLMKSNKTVETNLYKSLNTSFSIKKIENGQTFKLSDIASVSKIKGLENISPELETVAKLKDKEAVSGEQSVERDDLSAADKNLVSLTALEDSSKDVTFTSSAFNLKEGRHLQKGDSKKILIHEELAKKNGISLHDKLGFDAGQSEAGKGQTVEFEIVGIFSGKKQEKFTGLSSDFSENQVFTDYESSQTLLGNSEPQVSAARFYVENPKEMDGLMKQVENLALESQGYQVEKENKAFEQIKDSVATFQTFLTIFLYGMLIAGAGALILVLSLWLRERVYEVGILLALGKGKSSIFLQFCLEVVLVSLGALLPAFVAGNAITSYLLQTVLASGDQASLQDTLAKASSLSTSILSFAESYVFLVLLSCLSVALCFLFLFRKSPKKILSSIS
- a CDS encoding cysteine hydrolase family protein; this encodes MTKALISIDYTEDFVADSGKLTAGAPAQAISDAISKVTRLAFERGDYIFFTIDAHEENDCFHPESKLFPPHNLIGTSGRNLYGDLGTFYQEHGSDSRVFWMDKRHYSAFSGTDLDIRLRERRVQTVILTGVLTDICVLHTAIDAYNLGYEIEIVKPSVASIWPENHQFALGHFKNTLGAKLVDENLNELSE